One genomic region from uncultured Cohaesibacter sp. encodes:
- a CDS encoding aspartate/glutamate racemase family protein → MHIRVIVPVLDSEELVGKAEKEYSAFADEGVTVSAVPLKRGTCSIECGFDSSLAAPDVIRCAREAEADGVDACTIACFTDPGLLGARELVSIPVVGEGEAALHMAAMLSTRFSVMITQRSFFSTIRRTVGHYGLASNLASVREAGASVLDLNESHIGHIVDECIDTVKRDDAEAIVMACTGTGFDMALEIEKALKDHFGCYIPVIDPGKVALHMARAMVATNLSHSKVAYPKPAFSRQEYRFA, encoded by the coding sequence ATGCATATTCGAGTCATCGTTCCGGTTCTTGACAGTGAGGAACTGGTCGGCAAAGCCGAGAAAGAATATAGCGCCTTTGCAGACGAAGGGGTGACCGTTTCTGCGGTTCCCCTCAAACGCGGCACTTGTTCCATCGAGTGTGGCTTTGATTCCTCGCTTGCAGCGCCGGACGTGATCCGATGTGCAAGAGAAGCCGAGGCTGATGGTGTGGATGCCTGCACCATCGCCTGCTTTACAGACCCCGGACTTCTCGGCGCACGAGAGTTGGTGTCCATTCCGGTGGTGGGCGAAGGCGAGGCAGCGCTGCATATGGCTGCCATGCTTTCCACCCGCTTTTCCGTTATGATCACGCAGAGATCCTTCTTTTCCACCATCCGCAGAACCGTTGGTCATTATGGCCTTGCGTCAAATCTCGCGTCCGTGCGGGAAGCCGGCGCCAGTGTCCTCGATCTCAACGAAAGCCATATCGGCCATATCGTCGATGAATGCATCGACACCGTGAAACGGGATGATGCAGAAGCCATCGTCATGGCCTGCACCGGCACAGGATTCGATATGGCGTTGGAAATCGAAAAGGCACTGAAGGATCATTTTGGCTGCTATATTCCGGTTATTGACCCGGGTAAGGTAGCGCTTCATATGGCCCGCGCCATGGTGGCGACCAACCTTAGTCATTCCAAGGTTGCCTATCCGAAACCGGCCTTTTCACGTCAAGAATACAGGTTCGCATAA